Proteins from a genomic interval of Tenacibaculum sp. SZ-18:
- a CDS encoding DUF5686 and carboxypeptidase regulatory-like domain-containing protein → MKNITTLLFLLLITSTVAQIRGKVVDKSNQPLPFVSVYLQNTLSGTTTNDNGEYILETKKTGKQTVVFQFLGFKTLKKQVEISSFPFQLNVQLKEEEVQLEEVTVNTNENPANGIIRKVIASKERNTNKSGQYTSDFYSRGLFKIKNAPKKILGQQVGDLGGGLDSTRSGIIYLSETVSKIWYQKKPKNFKEVIVASKVSGRDNGISFNRAQDVNFNLYNNLVPIAESNIFSPISNYTFSYYKFKLEGTFYDKNGRLINKIKIIPRRENDRVFGGFIYVVEDDWAIYGADLTITGKQINNPAIDVLHIKQNYNFEPNSGVWALILQTIDFKVGLFGFNLDGRFSASYSNYNFKPTFSKNTFGKEILSFEENATKKDSAYWNDLRSVPLTKEEKRDYVVKDSIKIVRKSKKYLDSVDQKSNKFTLLSPLVGYSYRNSYEKWSISYNGLLTNTQFNTVQGFNIDTRVSFSKRVNDEGKNWGVSAGLNYGFSDKILRPTVSFYKKWNNISRPRLSISGGIDVVQFDQRNPISSFNNTLYSLIDKSNYAKFYEKTFAQLNFSKEVTPGIDLYTSFGYEDRKALSNTTDYSFFSKRKTYQTNNPIDPTSTLPAFTDHSIFKTQLAGSFNFGSKYISYPKSRFTVTNSKYPTLTLGYRKTFGSENSEFHSDLVFSRLQQNVSLGNIGTFDYNARAGLFFDKKDIPFMDFYHPLANEIDLAPGNRLSSFSIMPYYQFSTNDRYAEFHTQHNFEGFLLNKIPLLNKLNFHTVIGAKTYFSGGRKPYTEYSIGLDNIGWGKWRFLRLDFVQSNFNGQKENRLLFGISLFD, encoded by the coding sequence ATGAAAAATATAACTACGTTACTATTCTTATTACTTATTACAAGTACCGTTGCACAAATTAGAGGAAAAGTCGTTGACAAAAGCAACCAACCTCTTCCATTCGTAAGTGTTTATTTACAAAATACATTAAGTGGAACTACAACCAATGACAACGGCGAGTATATACTTGAAACTAAAAAAACTGGAAAACAAACTGTTGTTTTTCAATTCTTAGGATTTAAAACATTAAAAAAACAGGTTGAAATTTCTAGCTTCCCTTTTCAACTCAACGTTCAACTGAAAGAAGAAGAAGTTCAATTAGAAGAGGTCACTGTAAATACAAACGAAAATCCCGCAAATGGCATTATTCGTAAAGTAATTGCTAGCAAAGAAAGAAACACTAATAAATCTGGACAATATACTTCAGATTTTTATTCCCGTGGATTATTCAAAATTAAAAATGCACCGAAGAAAATTTTAGGTCAACAAGTTGGCGATTTAGGTGGTGGATTAGATTCTACCAGAAGCGGAATTATCTACTTATCTGAAACTGTTTCTAAAATTTGGTATCAGAAAAAACCTAAGAATTTTAAAGAAGTTATTGTGGCATCAAAAGTAAGTGGACGAGATAATGGAATCTCTTTTAATCGAGCTCAAGACGTAAATTTTAATTTGTACAATAACTTAGTTCCAATTGCTGAATCTAATATTTTCTCTCCTATTTCAAACTATACATTTAGCTATTATAAATTCAAGCTAGAAGGGACTTTTTATGATAAAAATGGTAGGTTAATTAATAAAATAAAAATTATACCTAGAAGAGAAAACGATCGAGTATTTGGTGGATTTATTTATGTAGTTGAAGATGACTGGGCTATTTATGGAGCTGATTTAACTATTACAGGTAAACAAATTAACAATCCAGCTATTGATGTTTTACACATTAAACAAAATTACAACTTCGAGCCTAATTCTGGAGTTTGGGCGCTCATTTTACAAACAATAGATTTTAAAGTTGGTTTATTCGGGTTTAACTTAGACGGCCGTTTCTCAGCTTCATATTCTAATTATAATTTCAAACCCACATTTTCGAAAAACACTTTTGGAAAAGAAATATTATCATTTGAGGAAAACGCTACTAAAAAAGATTCAGCATACTGGAATGATCTTCGAAGTGTTCCTTTAACTAAAGAAGAAAAAAGAGATTATGTTGTTAAAGACAGCATAAAAATTGTCCGTAAATCGAAAAAATATTTAGATTCTGTTGATCAAAAATCAAATAAATTCACATTACTTTCTCCTTTGGTTGGATACTCATATAGAAATAGTTACGAAAAATGGTCTATCAGCTACAATGGACTTCTTACCAATACACAATTTAATACTGTTCAAGGATTTAATATTGATACTCGGGTTAGTTTTTCAAAAAGAGTAAACGACGAAGGAAAAAACTGGGGTGTTAGTGCTGGCCTTAATTATGGGTTTTCCGATAAAATACTCCGACCAACGGTAAGCTTTTATAAAAAATGGAATAATATTAGTCGACCAAGATTATCTATTTCTGGAGGGATTGATGTAGTTCAATTCGATCAGAGAAATCCTATTAGTAGCTTTAATAATACGTTATATTCTTTAATTGATAAATCAAACTATGCAAAGTTTTACGAAAAAACATTTGCTCAATTAAACTTTTCAAAAGAAGTAACTCCAGGAATTGATTTATATACATCTTTCGGATATGAAGATAGAAAAGCACTTTCTAACACAACTGATTATTCATTTTTCAGTAAAAGAAAGACCTATCAAACAAATAATCCAATTGATCCAACAAGCACATTACCTGCTTTTACAGATCATAGTATTTTTAAAACGCAATTGGCTGGAAGTTTTAACTTCGGAAGTAAGTACATTAGTTATCCAAAATCAAGATTTACAGTTACGAATTCGAAATATCCAACCTTAACTTTAGGATACAGAAAAACATTTGGTTCAGAAAACTCTGAGTTTCATTCAGATTTAGTTTTCTCTAGATTACAACAAAATGTATCGTTAGGTAATATTGGTACTTTTGACTATAATGCAAGAGCTGGTTTGTTTTTTGACAAAAAGGACATTCCATTTATGGATTTCTACCATCCTTTAGCAAATGAAATAGATCTTGCTCCAGGTAATCGATTAAGTAGTTTTTCAATTATGCCATATTATCAATTTAGTACAAACGATCGCTACGCTGAATTTCACACTCAACATAATTTTGAAGGATTTTTATTAAACAAAATACCTTTGTTGAATAAACTTAACTTTCATACGGTCATTGGTGCTAAAACGTACTTCTCTGGAGGCAGAAAACCATATACTGAATATTCAATTGGATTAGATAATATTGGATGGGGAAAATGGCGTTTCTTACGTTTAGATTTCGTTCAATCTAACTTTAATGGACAAAAAGAAAACAGATTGTTATTTGGAATTAGTTTGTTTGATTAA
- a CDS encoding DUF3817 domain-containing protein: MINLFKVVSLLEGLSYILLLFIATPIKYIYDNHTYVKWLGMPHGLLFVVYIILAYFLWESQKWSAKEFSIICLLSLLPFGTFFVGKYLKE; the protein is encoded by the coding sequence ATGATTAACCTATTTAAAGTAGTGAGTTTATTAGAGGGACTTTCTTATATCTTATTATTATTTATTGCTACACCAATTAAATATATATACGATAATCATACTTATGTAAAGTGGTTAGGAATGCCACATGGATTGTTATTTGTAGTATACATCATTTTAGCATATTTCTTATGGGAGTCTCAAAAATGGAGTGCTAAAGAATTTTCGATTATATGTTTATTATCATTACTGCCTTTCGGAACTTTTTTCGTAGGAAAATATTTGAAAGAGTAA
- a CDS encoding TonB-dependent receptor, giving the protein MRCIFILFLCFSSTVFSQQITVYDGETGKVIEAVALYNLDKSISAITNKNGRVDISEFSKGIIYFSHVSYAEFSVRKSDILLNNNVVYLSKESEQLDEVVISVLKAKAKANRIAEQIEVFNAKEIQKLSPQTSAEILEVIPGIRVQRSQLGGGSPVLRGMESNRVLLVVDGVRMNNAIYRKGHLQNSITVAPNMLDKTEVVFGPSSVIYGSDALGGAIHYYTKTPKLSKDKEVKVGLFSRYSTVNDERTNQASFELRFPKWASFTSVAYSEFGDLKMGENRSHGFEDWGKVFYYSDNLNGNYNPNPILNPDPATQRNTGYNQTDILQKFYVPLSRGTDLKVNIQYSTSSDIPRFDRMTEVTDINDPSSLKFAEWYYGPQDRFLVSPQLTINPKKKWLNEGTFTFAYQNIKESRIQRRFGSLERSYREEKVDIYSLNGDFSVELARNRNLGYGFEVAYNDVSSNSFGKELNVINNQIVGSTDDFAVQSRYPDGGSSYLSSALYANYRQDINKKSTLNFGARLTNTQLRAKWIDNTFITLPDSDISLSNTALTATIGYVYKPAKTWKFNAVISSGFRSPNIDDVGKIREKSNRLTIPNVDLKPEHAYNAEIGVEKYFNNKKFRIGANVYYMLLDNYIYREAISDLGLSLDYDGETFTTANSQILANVNKGNAYVTGFTVNYQGKLFKNWTTSGSITYTKGETFDTNEPMSSIPPLFGNFDVNYVNKSVEAGVNFRFNAMKHIEDFNISEGIDNHDLTPIVDPNATEDINKFYGSPSWATVGVHAGYKLNTNFKLQGRLSNIFDKHYREFASGLSAPGRNLSLSVIANF; this is encoded by the coding sequence ATGAGGTGCATTTTCATACTTTTTTTATGTTTTTCTTCAACCGTTTTTTCACAACAAATTACCGTTTATGACGGTGAAACAGGAAAAGTAATTGAGGCTGTAGCATTATATAATTTAGATAAGTCTATTTCGGCTATTACAAATAAAAATGGGCGTGTTGATATTTCTGAGTTTTCTAAAGGAATCATTTATTTTTCTCATGTTTCTTATGCTGAATTTTCCGTGAGAAAATCAGATATACTTTTAAACAATAATGTTGTATATCTATCTAAAGAGTCTGAGCAATTAGATGAAGTTGTTATCTCTGTTTTAAAGGCAAAAGCAAAAGCTAATAGAATTGCAGAACAAATAGAGGTTTTTAATGCCAAGGAAATTCAAAAGCTTTCACCACAAACTTCTGCTGAAATATTAGAAGTAATCCCTGGAATTAGAGTTCAAAGGTCTCAATTAGGAGGAGGTAGTCCAGTTTTACGTGGTATGGAGAGTAATAGAGTTTTATTAGTTGTTGATGGTGTTCGAATGAATAATGCAATATATCGTAAAGGACATTTGCAAAATTCGATTACCGTAGCTCCAAATATGTTAGATAAAACTGAAGTCGTTTTTGGTCCTTCATCTGTAATTTATGGCTCTGATGCATTAGGTGGAGCAATTCATTATTACACAAAAACTCCTAAACTATCAAAGGATAAGGAAGTAAAAGTAGGTTTATTTTCTCGTTATTCAACAGTGAATGATGAAAGAACGAATCAAGCGTCTTTTGAGTTGCGTTTTCCAAAATGGGCTAGCTTTACAAGTGTTGCATACAGTGAGTTTGGTGATTTGAAAATGGGAGAGAATCGTTCACATGGTTTTGAAGATTGGGGAAAAGTTTTCTATTATTCTGATAATTTGAATGGAAATTATAATCCAAATCCGATATTAAATCCTGACCCTGCTACACAAAGAAATACGGGTTATAATCAAACAGATATTTTACAGAAGTTTTATGTTCCTCTTTCTAGAGGTACAGATTTAAAAGTAAATATTCAGTATTCCACTTCTTCCGATATTCCAAGGTTCGATCGAATGACTGAAGTTACTGATATTAATGATCCTTCATCTTTGAAGTTTGCAGAATGGTATTATGGTCCACAAGACAGGTTTTTAGTTTCTCCTCAATTGACTATTAATCCTAAAAAGAAATGGTTAAACGAAGGAACATTTACATTTGCCTATCAAAATATAAAAGAAAGTAGAATCCAGCGCCGTTTCGGAAGTTTAGAAAGAAGTTACAGAGAAGAAAAAGTTGATATTTATAGTTTAAATGGAGATTTTTCTGTGGAGTTGGCTAGGAATCGTAATTTAGGTTATGGATTTGAAGTGGCTTATAATGATGTAAGTTCTAATTCTTTTGGAAAAGAATTGAATGTGATAAACAATCAGATTGTTGGTTCTACAGATGACTTTGCTGTACAGTCAAGATATCCTGATGGTGGAAGTAGCTACCTTAGTTCTGCGTTATATGCGAATTACAGACAAGATATTAATAAGAAATCTACCTTAAACTTTGGAGCGAGACTTACAAATACACAGTTAAGAGCAAAGTGGATTGACAATACTTTTATAACCCTACCAGATTCAGATATTAGTTTATCAAATACTGCCCTAACTGCAACGATTGGTTATGTTTATAAACCAGCGAAAACATGGAAGTTTAATGCAGTTATTTCTTCTGGATTCAGATCGCCAAATATTGATGATGTAGGTAAAATTAGAGAGAAAAGTAATCGACTTACCATTCCTAATGTGGATTTAAAACCGGAGCATGCTTATAATGCTGAAATTGGTGTTGAGAAATATTTCAACAATAAAAAATTCAGAATTGGAGCAAATGTGTATTATATGTTGTTAGATAACTATATCTACAGAGAGGCAATTTCTGATCTTGGTTTATCCTTAGATTATGATGGAGAAACATTTACAACAGCAAATAGTCAAATTTTAGCTAACGTGAATAAAGGAAACGCTTACGTCACTGGTTTTACAGTAAATTACCAAGGTAAATTATTTAAAAACTGGACAACTAGTGGATCCATAACATATACAAAAGGAGAAACTTTTGACACAAACGAGCCAATGTCTTCAATTCCACCTTTATTCGGAAACTTTGACGTGAATTATGTGAATAAGAGTGTTGAAGCTGGTGTGAATTTTCGTTTCAATGCTATGAAGCATATCGAAGATTTTAATATTAGTGAAGGTATCGATAATCATGATTTAACGCCAATTGTAGATCCAAATGCAACGGAAGACATTAATAAGTTCTATGGCTCTCCTAGTTGGGCAACGGTTGGGGTTCATGCTGGATATAAATTGAACACAAATTTTAAACTTCAAGGAAGATTATCCAACATCTTCGATAAACATTATCGAGAGTTTGCTTCAGGATTATCTGCTCCAGGACGTAATTTATCATTAAGTGTAATTGCTAATTTTTAA
- the recO gene encoding DNA repair protein RecO has translation MAVLTTKAIVFSSIKYGDTSLIVKCFTLEEGIKSYMIKGVLKAKKGKLKAAYFQPLTLLNLTASHNNKGNLNSIREANVYSPYERIPLEIKKQSIVLFLSEILSSIIQEEEKNESLFNYIETALIWLDTHDEIANFHLLFLLNLSKYLGFYPDTSNSSANAFNLLEGSFTTRAYEKLTLVDVDLILFKRLLGINFDTIHTISFNKKERQTLLRVIIQYFELHLEGFKKPKSLDVLETVFS, from the coding sequence ATGGCGGTTCTTACAACGAAAGCTATCGTTTTTAGCTCTATTAAATATGGTGATACAAGTTTGATTGTGAAATGTTTTACACTTGAAGAAGGTATAAAAAGTTACATGATTAAAGGTGTTCTAAAGGCCAAAAAAGGCAAATTAAAAGCAGCATACTTTCAACCACTAACTTTACTGAATTTAACAGCAAGTCACAATAACAAAGGAAATTTAAATTCTATCAGAGAGGCAAATGTTTACAGTCCTTATGAAAGAATTCCCTTAGAAATTAAAAAGCAATCGATAGTACTTTTCTTATCGGAAATTTTATCTTCAATCATTCAAGAAGAAGAAAAAAACGAAAGTTTATTCAACTATATTGAAACCGCTCTTATTTGGCTGGATACTCATGATGAAATTGCGAATTTTCATTTGTTATTTCTCCTAAACCTTTCCAAGTATTTAGGTTTTTATCCTGATACGTCTAACTCATCTGCGAATGCGTTTAATTTATTAGAAGGTTCTTTCACAACTAGAGCCTATGAAAAATTAACACTAGTAGATGTCGATTTAATACTTTTTAAAAGGCTGTTAGGCATAAATTTTGATACAATTCATACAATTTCTTTCAATAAAAAAGAAAGACAAACCTTGCTAAGGGTTATAATTCAATATTTTGAATTACATTTGGAGGGTTTTAAAAAACCAAAATCTTTAGACGTTTTAGAAACTGTTTTTAGTTAA
- the porZ gene encoding type IX secretion system anionic LPS delivery protein PorZ has product MKKITTFLFALFSIVSYSQTDFSTQWEDFFSYNNIKDFTISGDVVYALADNAVFTYDLQTQETQKLSSVNGLSGETTSAIFYNETYERLVIGYDNGLIEIIDRDGTVTVSPDIVNFNQSGIKQVNAIYQFNDELLLATSFAVIVYNIERLEFGDTYFIGPGSSSVNVNDIVVSNNEIFAATDTGIFVANVNGGSLLDSNNWTLRFNGGFQHIVEFEGNVYVSSNRNLIRLNGNTQQSIFSYSEDISELKVDSNRLIVSLGSSANVYNQSLALVGSNSVSPTFDFTLNSAGVNNNIAFLATQEFGILFAPIGSQSYTEVHPQGPLSNNVFSIEANNNSLWVVYGGYDTTFTPSQVRQGYSHYNGADWINTPFNPGDPFGDLVHITIDRNSDNRVFISSFGDTGAVNSKLTGGLYEIIDDQIARFYNHLNSPLEDIVPLDPNRVTVRVSGTALDRDGNLWVTNLLANNRLKKLSTSGTWTNYDINELYIDNKPGLGEVAIDNANTVWITTRRNGVFAYNENGDRKGGLTTEPTRGNLPNAFAKTIAIDKNNRLWIGTQSGLVVFSNASGIFDSTIYEASPIIILDEGIPKKLLGDQTINSIKVDGANNKWFGTDNAGVLYTNPSGQNTLANFNKDNSPLPSNKILKIAIDEFSGKVYFATDKGIVVYNSQVAPFGNELGEVYAYPNPVLNTHSSVTIAGRNGTNIPKGTNVKILDVAGNLVYETNVVEGQQVQGGKVVWNKRNLAGQKVASGVYVVLLVTDDGTETSTTKIAIVN; this is encoded by the coding sequence ATGAAGAAAATCACTACTTTTTTATTCGCTTTATTTTCAATTGTTTCCTATTCACAAACAGATTTTAGTACTCAGTGGGAAGATTTTTTTTCGTACAATAACATTAAAGATTTTACTATTTCTGGTGATGTTGTATATGCTTTAGCTGATAATGCAGTTTTCACCTATGATTTACAAACCCAAGAAACTCAAAAATTATCATCGGTAAATGGACTTTCAGGAGAAACTACTTCTGCTATTTTTTATAATGAAACTTATGAAAGATTAGTTATTGGTTATGATAATGGATTAATTGAAATTATAGATAGAGATGGAACTGTTACTGTTTCACCTGATATTGTAAATTTTAACCAGTCGGGAATTAAACAAGTAAATGCAATTTATCAATTTAACGATGAACTTTTATTAGCAACTTCTTTTGCAGTAATTGTATATAATATTGAAAGACTAGAATTTGGAGATACTTATTTTATTGGTCCAGGTTCAAGTAGCGTAAATGTCAATGATATCGTAGTTTCTAATAATGAGATTTTTGCAGCGACTGATACAGGAATTTTTGTTGCAAATGTTAATGGAGGAAGTTTGTTAGATTCTAATAATTGGACTTTGCGTTTTAATGGCGGTTTTCAGCATATCGTAGAATTCGAGGGAAATGTATATGTTTCTTCAAATAGAAATTTAATTAGACTTAACGGAAATACGCAACAGAGTATTTTTTCGTATTCTGAAGATATTTCAGAACTAAAAGTTGATAGTAATAGATTAATTGTTTCACTTGGGTCGAGTGCCAATGTGTACAATCAATCATTAGCACTAGTTGGAAGTAACTCGGTAAGTCCAACTTTTGATTTTACATTGAATTCGGCTGGTGTAAACAATAATATTGCTTTTTTAGCAACCCAAGAGTTTGGAATTCTGTTTGCACCAATTGGATCTCAGAGTTACACAGAAGTTCATCCGCAAGGACCACTTTCAAATAATGTTTTTTCTATTGAAGCGAATAATAATAGTTTATGGGTTGTATATGGAGGATATGATACAACATTCACGCCATCACAAGTAAGACAAGGTTATTCGCATTACAACGGTGCAGATTGGATAAATACACCTTTTAATCCCGGTGATCCTTTTGGTGATTTAGTTCATATTACTATTGATAGAAATAGTGATAACCGAGTTTTTATTAGTTCTTTTGGAGATACAGGTGCTGTAAATTCAAAATTAACAGGTGGTTTATATGAAATTATTGATGATCAAATAGCGAGATTTTACAATCATTTGAATAGTCCGTTAGAGGACATTGTTCCGTTAGATCCAAATAGAGTAACTGTTCGTGTTTCTGGGACAGCTTTAGATAGAGATGGGAATTTATGGGTTACCAATTTATTAGCTAATAACAGATTGAAAAAACTATCAACTTCAGGAACTTGGACGAATTATGATATTAATGAATTGTACATTGATAATAAACCTGGTTTAGGTGAAGTTGCTATTGATAATGCCAACACAGTTTGGATAACTACCAGAAGGAATGGAGTTTTTGCATACAACGAAAATGGCGACCGTAAAGGCGGTTTAACAACCGAACCAACCAGAGGAAACTTGCCTAATGCTTTTGCAAAAACAATTGCTATTGATAAAAATAATCGACTTTGGATTGGAACCCAATCAGGATTAGTTGTGTTTAGTAATGCTTCCGGAATTTTTGATTCGACAATTTATGAAGCTTCTCCAATTATTATTCTCGATGAAGGAATTCCAAAAAAGTTATTAGGAGATCAAACTATTAACTCTATTAAAGTAGATGGAGCAAATAATAAATGGTTTGGAACTGATAATGCAGGGGTACTTTATACGAATCCAAGCGGACAAAATACATTGGCGAATTTTAATAAAGACAATTCTCCTTTACCATCTAATAAAATTCTTAAAATAGCCATAGACGAGTTTTCAGGGAAAGTGTATTTCGCTACAGATAAAGGTATTGTAGTTTACAATAGTCAAGTAGCTCCTTTTGGTAACGAATTAGGAGAAGTGTACGCTTATCCAAACCCAGTTTTAAATACGCATTCATCAGTAACAATTGCAGGTAGAAACGGAACCAATATTCCGAAAGGAACGAATGTTAAAATTTTGGATGTGGCAGGTAATTTAGTTTATGAAACAAATGTTGTGGAAGGTCAACAAGTACAAGGAGGTAAAGTTGTTTGGAACAAAAGAAACTTAGCGGGCCAAAAAGTTGCGTCAGGAGTTTATGTTGTTTTATTAGTTACCGATGATGGAACAGAAACTTCAACTACTAAAATAGCTATTGTAAATTAA
- a CDS encoding CYTH domain-containing protein codes for MSIEIERKFLVKDHSFKEDAYQRNYIKQGFLNSDKERVVRVRIKDEKGFLTVKGKSNDSGTSRFEWEKEISKAEANDLMNLCEKGIIEKYRYLVKIGNHIFEVDVFLGDNLGLIVAEVELASENENYICPKWLGEEVTGKPAYYNSNLNKKPYCEW; via the coding sequence ATGAGTATTGAAATAGAGCGAAAATTCTTAGTAAAAGATCACAGTTTTAAAGAGGACGCTTATCAGCGTAATTATATAAAACAAGGATTCTTAAATTCTGATAAGGAACGAGTTGTTCGTGTTCGTATTAAGGATGAAAAAGGTTTTTTAACAGTAAAAGGAAAATCGAATGATTCAGGTACATCTCGTTTTGAATGGGAAAAAGAAATTAGCAAAGCAGAAGCAAATGATTTAATGAACTTATGCGAAAAAGGAATTATTGAAAAATACCGCTACTTAGTTAAAATTGGAAATCATATTTTTGAAGTAGATGTTTTTCTTGGAGACAATTTAGGGTTAATTGTTGCTGAAGTAGAACTTGCTTCAGAAAATGAAAATTATATCTGTCCTAAATGGTTAGGAGAAGAAGTCACTGGAAAACCAGCATATTATAATTCTAACTTGAATAAGAAGCCTTATTGTGAGTGGTAA
- a CDS encoding SMI1/KNR4 family protein → MQLLKDYEAKKNISFPIVYIDFFSKYQKKLPHGLVGTDVFNGVEDLNLWAKELLNENNVKDFLREDDFVFMMHQGYMFWYFKISGDENPMVYSYFEGDLKPKDRGKLKYFLAEYI, encoded by the coding sequence ATGCAACTATTAAAGGATTATGAAGCTAAGAAAAACATTAGTTTTCCGATAGTTTATATTGATTTCTTTTCTAAATATCAAAAGAAGTTACCTCATGGTTTAGTAGGAACGGATGTATTCAATGGCGTTGAAGATTTGAATTTATGGGCAAAGGAGTTGTTAAATGAGAATAATGTAAAAGATTTTTTGAGGGAAGACGATTTTGTTTTTATGATGCACCAAGGATATATGTTTTGGTATTTCAAAATTAGTGGAGATGAAAATCCCATGGTATATTCTTATTTCGAAGGTGATTTAAAACCTAAAGATAGAGGTAAGTTAAAATATTTTTTAGCGGAATATATTTAA
- the trhA gene encoding PAQR family membrane homeostasis protein TrhA yields the protein MSNNKLLNDYSQKEEFLNILTHGFGFVASSVGFIFLVIKSMRYVSFWESASFIIFGLSMMLLYAASTLYHNAKNLEKRAKLKVFDHAAIFVLIAGSYTPFCIVALQSKLGWNMFLLVWVIALVGIIFKLFFTGKLEHVSTVMYVVMGWLVVFFISPLMDSLSELGATYLITGGVFYTIGAILYSIKKIPFNHAIFHVFVLLGSFSHFWAIYKL from the coding sequence ATGAGCAATAACAAACTACTTAACGATTACAGTCAAAAAGAAGAGTTTTTAAATATTCTAACTCATGGTTTTGGATTCGTTGCAAGTAGTGTTGGTTTTATTTTTTTAGTAATAAAATCAATGCGTTATGTGTCGTTTTGGGAAAGTGCAAGCTTTATTATTTTCGGGTTATCTATGATGTTGTTGTATGCCGCTTCAACTTTATATCATAATGCTAAAAACCTTGAAAAAAGAGCCAAACTTAAAGTCTTTGATCATGCTGCGATTTTTGTTTTAATAGCTGGAAGTTATACTCCATTTTGTATTGTAGCATTGCAATCAAAATTAGGTTGGAATATGTTCTTACTAGTATGGGTAATTGCTTTGGTTGGAATTATTTTCAAACTATTTTTTACTGGAAAGTTAGAGCATGTTTCTACCGTAATGTATGTGGTAATGGGTTGGTTAGTCGTCTTTTTTATTTCTCCACTTATGGATAGTTTATCTGAATTAGGAGCAACTTATTTAATTACTGGAGGAGTTTTTTATACTATTGGAGCTATTTTATATTCCATTAAAAAAATTCCGTTTAACCACGCCATATTTCATGTGTTTGTTTTGCTTGGTAGTTTCAGTCATTTTTGGGCGATTTATAAATTATAA
- a CDS encoding lysophospholipid acyltransferase family protein has product MKYIKIPFLFLWRAWFYVLMFAGILFMSPLLIALSSSEKLYPYFWSLVRFFSFYLLYGMGCRVEIEKEEEIDRDKSYVFCANHASFFDIWLMAIMSKNPIVFVGKKELVKIPIFGFFYKRVVIMVDRGSANSRRKVYGLAKKRLRYGTSVAIYPEGLVPDEEVVLAPFKNGAFSLAIEHQIPIVPQVYFDCKSSFSWNIFKGGPKKLRAKQCKFILTEGLSLEDRIPLKNKTFDLIYNELINDKKYMKYTLAAKKHEQ; this is encoded by the coding sequence ATGAAGTACATAAAAATTCCTTTCTTGTTTCTTTGGCGTGCATGGTTTTATGTATTGATGTTTGCTGGGATTTTGTTCATGTCTCCGTTGTTAATTGCACTGTCTTCAAGTGAAAAATTATACCCATATTTTTGGAGTTTAGTTCGTTTTTTTTCGTTCTATTTATTATACGGTATGGGTTGTAGAGTTGAAATTGAAAAAGAAGAGGAAATAGACAGAGACAAGAGTTATGTGTTTTGTGCAAATCATGCTTCATTTTTTGATATTTGGTTAATGGCCATAATGAGTAAAAATCCAATTGTTTTTGTTGGAAAAAAGGAATTAGTAAAGATTCCAATTTTTGGCTTTTTTTATAAGAGAGTGGTAATAATGGTTGACAGAGGAAGCGCTAACAGTAGAAGAAAAGTATATGGTTTGGCGAAAAAGCGATTAAGATATGGAACTAGTGTCGCTATTTATCCAGAAGGGTTAGTACCAGATGAAGAAGTAGTGCTAGCACCTTTTAAAAATGGAGCTTTTAGTTTAGCAATAGAACATCAAATTCCAATTGTTCCTCAAGTATATTTCGATTGTAAAAGTTCTTTCTCTTGGAATATTTTTAAAGGTGGTCCGAAAAAATTAAGAGCAAAACAATGTAAATTTATTCTTACAGAAGGGTTATCTTTAGAAGATAGAATACCACTAAAAAACAAAACATTCGATTTAATTTACAACGAATTGATAAACGATAAAAAGTATATGAAATATACTTTAGCAGCTAAGAAACATGAGCAATAA